In Desulfotignum phosphitoxidans DSM 13687, a single window of DNA contains:
- the rplJ gene encoding 50S ribosomal protein L10: protein MLKLSQKKDLVARLATQLSEAQITILIDYKGLDVQTITRLRYELRQAGASMEVVKNTLLNLASQNTDAALMTDFYKGPTAVVTSATDPVAPSKILVDFAKDNEKLEIKAAAFGGKCLEPEEIKALAKMPSKEELLGKLVYTLNAVPTSFVNVLAGVPRGLVNVLNGLKDQKDAA, encoded by the coding sequence ATGTTGAAACTTTCCCAGAAAAAGGATTTAGTCGCACGTCTGGCTACGCAGTTGTCAGAAGCGCAAATCACCATTCTCATCGATTACAAGGGGCTCGATGTCCAGACAATCACCCGGCTTCGTTACGAACTCAGACAAGCCGGTGCCAGCATGGAAGTGGTTAAAAATACGTTGCTGAACCTTGCGTCCCAGAATACGGATGCAGCGTTGATGACGGACTTTTACAAAGGCCCGACTGCCGTTGTTACGTCCGCGACGGATCCTGTCGCACCATCCAAAATTTTGGTTGATTTTGCCAAAGACAATGAAAAGCTCGAGATCAAGGCTGCTGCATTCGGTGGTAAATGTCTTGAGCCGGAAGAGATCAAGGCCCTAGCCAAAATGCCCTCGAAAGAAGAATTACTGGGCAAACTGGTCTACACTCTCAATGCGGTTCCCACATCATTTGTCAATGTTTTGGCCGGCGTTCCAAGAGGGCTGGTCAATGTGCTCAATGGCCTCAAAGATCAGAAAGATGCCGCCTAG
- the rplA gene encoding 50S ribosomal protein L1, which yields MPKRSKKQTDALKKIDRTLQYDPLEAMTLAVSSSHVKFDETVDVAVRLGVDPRHADQMVRGTVVLPNGLGKEVKVLVFAKGEKEQEALDAGADFIATEEIVEKIKEGWFGFDKAIATPDMMGTVGKLGRVLGPRGLMPNAKTGTVTFELEKAIQELKAGKIDFRVEKAGVVHAPIGKISFGPEKLTENVKAFLDKIVALKPAASKGIYLKTISVSSTMGPGIKVDPMLIK from the coding sequence ATGCCAAAGCGGAGTAAAAAACAGACAGACGCGCTGAAAAAGATCGACAGAACACTTCAATACGATCCATTGGAAGCCATGACTCTTGCCGTTTCCTCAAGCCATGTGAAGTTTGATGAAACAGTGGATGTAGCAGTCAGGCTGGGGGTAGATCCCCGCCACGCAGACCAGATGGTCCGGGGGACCGTGGTTTTGCCCAATGGTCTTGGAAAGGAAGTCAAGGTCCTGGTTTTTGCCAAGGGTGAAAAAGAACAGGAAGCTTTGGATGCGGGTGCGGATTTCATTGCCACGGAAGAAATCGTGGAAAAGATTAAAGAAGGCTGGTTCGGGTTTGACAAAGCCATCGCCACGCCCGATATGATGGGAACCGTTGGCAAACTCGGGCGCGTTCTGGGTCCCCGGGGGTTGATGCCCAATGCCAAAACCGGGACCGTGACCTTTGAGCTGGAAAAAGCCATTCAGGAATTGAAAGCGGGAAAAATAGATTTCCGGGTTGAAAAAGCAGGTGTGGTCCATGCCCCCATAGGAAAAATTTCTTTTGGACCGGAAAAATTGACGGAAAACGTCAAGGCATTTCTGGACAAGATCGTTGCACTGAAACCTGCCGCCAGTAAAGGAATCTATCTGAAAACTATCAGTGTTTCATCCACAATGGGTCCGGGTATTAAAGTGGATCCCATGTTGATCAAATAA
- the rplL gene encoding 50S ribosomal protein L7/L12 — MADITKDDVIEFIANMTVLELSELIKELEDKFGVSAAAPVAFAGGAMPAAGDAAAAEEEKTEFDVILEAVGDKKINVIKEVRAITGLGLKEAKALVEEAPKPVKEGIPKDEAGKIKEQLEGAGAQVSIK; from the coding sequence ATGGCTGATATCACAAAAGATGATGTTATTGAATTTATTGCCAACATGACGGTGTTGGAACTGTCGGAACTGATCAAAGAACTGGAAGACAAATTCGGCGTCAGCGCAGCGGCTCCGGTCGCATTTGCCGGTGGTGCCATGCCTGCTGCGGGTGACGCAGCTGCTGCAGAGGAAGAAAAAACGGAATTTGATGTCATTCTTGAGGCAGTGGGTGATAAAAAGATTAATGTGATCAAAGAAGTTCGTGCCATCACCGGTTTAGGGCTTAAAGAAGCCAAGGCGCTGGTTGAAGAGGCACCCAAGCCTGTCAAGGAAGGGATCCCCAAGGATGAAGCAGGTAAAATTAAAGAACAGCTTGAGGGAGCCGGGGCCCAGGTTTCCATAAAATAA
- the rpoC gene encoding DNA-directed RNA polymerase subunit beta', producing the protein MDNIYDFFAKPKDPKIYQGVQISLASSDQIREWSHGEIKKPETINYRTFKPERDGLFCAKVFGPTKDYECNCGKYKRMKHRGVVCEKCGVEVIQSKVRRERMAHIELASPVSHIWFLKSLPSKIGNALDLTLKSLEKVLYFDSYIVMDPKDTGLKKYQLLSDDQYYEAFETFGEEAFVAGIGAEAILTLLDELDLQSIHDTLKEEINLTKSVAKQQKMAKRLKVISAFLNSGIEPSRMIMTACPILPPDLRPLVPLEGGRFATSDLNDLYRRVLNRNNRLKRLVDLNAPDIIVRNEKRMLQESVDVLFDNGRHGRVVTGTNKRPLKSLSDTLKGKQGRFRQNLLGKRVDYSGRTVITVGSELRLHQCGIPKKMALELFKPFIYNYLEQKGLVSTVKSAKKMVEKEENEVWDALESVVKEYPVMLNRAPTLHRLGFQAFEPVLIEGKAIQLHPLVCPAFNADFDGDQMAVHVPLSLEALLEARVMMLSTNNILSPANGQPIIVPTQDIVLGIYYMTRAVSSQKGEGSIFSSIEEVRYAFDAGSLALHAKIKVRIDGEIYDTTTGRILLWETIPGDTLLSLTRIRTESEESCEAALAELKAGKPFDDVLKKYSDDEIKKTLGKTELLTRKEFKNLFQVSDVVVEQLFGLKLGQFTDVRMVGDRFTVFKVDERKTTLPFKLVNKLMDKGSIVNLIDYAYRNIGLKETVVLSDRLKDIGYKYSTLGGLSICVDDMIIPKQKWDIVSAAENNVLEIKNQYAEGLITQGEKYNKVVDIWAQATDDIANAMMEVMKNPTGAKNIEALEGLNAVYVMADSGARGSKDQMRQLAGMRGLMAKPSGEIIENPITACFREGLTVLQYFISTHGARKGLADTALKTANSGYLTRRLADVGQDCTIIEEDCGTINGIEVEALYEGGEVIQTLGERILGRVIQEDVKDPYSDDFIVGVDTELTEMHVAKIEAAGVQKVKIRSVLTCNSKHGVCSKCYGRDLAHGDTVEIGQAIGIVAAQSIGEPGTQLTMRTFHIGGTASRKVEVAEVKARVGGILKYNETLQTVTTAGNDIIVMNRKGGGVTIVGEDGRERARETVIYGATLQAKDGQFVEPGEIIASWDPFTTPIITEVSGRVRFSDIEIGNTVQEQIDPVTGKVSRTITDGKDSETRPRITLRDASGKAVKLPSSNAAARYYLPVNAILTVEEDDHVLAGDVIAKLPRATTKTKDITGGLPRVAELFEVRKPKDPTILSEIDGTVSVSKGTKGRQKVTVTPSDVGEKKEYAIPKGQHVTVYDGDFIKAGDPLLAGSANPQDIMNIKGEVALAKYLVDEVQEVYRLQGVRINDKHIEVVIRQMMRRVKVVSTGDTNFIPDEQVDRVVFEETNREVAMKGGEPAKGEPLILGITKASLSTDSFLSAASFQETTKVLTLAAIEAKYDGLKGLKENVVMGRLIPAGTGFPGYQNVEVGLGKAVNL; encoded by the coding sequence TTGGATAATATATACGATTTCTTCGCAAAACCAAAAGATCCCAAGATTTATCAGGGTGTTCAGATCAGCCTTGCCTCTTCCGACCAGATTAGAGAGTGGTCCCATGGGGAGATCAAAAAACCGGAAACCATTAATTACCGGACGTTCAAACCGGAGCGGGACGGATTGTTCTGCGCCAAGGTTTTCGGACCCACCAAGGATTACGAATGTAACTGCGGCAAGTACAAACGCATGAAACACCGGGGCGTGGTGTGTGAAAAATGCGGGGTGGAAGTCATTCAGTCCAAGGTGAGGCGTGAGCGCATGGCTCACATCGAGCTGGCATCTCCGGTCTCCCATATCTGGTTTTTAAAAAGTCTTCCTTCCAAGATCGGTAATGCGCTGGATCTGACGTTGAAGAGTCTGGAGAAAGTACTGTATTTTGATTCCTATATTGTGATGGATCCCAAGGATACCGGCTTGAAAAAATACCAGCTTTTATCAGATGATCAGTATTACGAAGCCTTTGAAACATTCGGAGAAGAAGCGTTCGTAGCTGGGATCGGAGCGGAGGCGATTTTGACACTTTTGGATGAACTGGATCTTCAGAGCATCCATGATACACTCAAAGAAGAGATCAATCTCACCAAATCAGTGGCCAAACAGCAAAAAATGGCCAAACGGCTCAAGGTGATTTCCGCTTTTCTGAATTCCGGAATCGAACCCTCGCGCATGATCATGACGGCCTGCCCCATACTGCCGCCGGATCTTCGGCCGCTGGTTCCCCTGGAAGGGGGACGGTTTGCCACGTCTGATCTCAATGATCTGTACCGCCGGGTCCTGAACCGGAACAACCGTCTCAAACGTCTGGTGGATCTGAACGCACCCGATATCATTGTCAGAAACGAAAAACGCATGCTCCAGGAATCGGTGGATGTACTGTTCGACAACGGGCGGCATGGCCGGGTTGTCACGGGGACCAATAAACGACCGCTCAAATCGTTGAGTGACACGCTCAAGGGGAAACAGGGCCGGTTCCGCCAGAACCTTCTGGGAAAACGGGTGGATTATTCCGGGCGTACCGTAATTACGGTGGGGTCTGAACTGCGGCTGCATCAATGCGGTATTCCCAAAAAGATGGCTCTGGAGCTTTTCAAACCGTTTATTTATAACTACCTGGAGCAAAAAGGGCTGGTTTCCACGGTAAAAAGTGCCAAAAAGATGGTGGAAAAGGAAGAAAATGAAGTCTGGGATGCACTGGAATCGGTGGTCAAGGAATATCCGGTGATGCTCAACCGGGCACCGACCCTGCATCGTCTCGGGTTCCAGGCATTTGAGCCGGTACTCATCGAAGGTAAGGCCATTCAGCTGCATCCTCTGGTCTGTCCGGCATTCAACGCGGATTTTGATGGAGACCAGATGGCGGTGCATGTGCCCTTGTCTCTGGAGGCCCTGCTGGAGGCCCGGGTGATGATGCTTTCCACCAACAATATTTTGTCACCGGCCAATGGACAGCCCATTATCGTGCCCACCCAGGATATTGTACTGGGCATTTATTATATGACCCGGGCCGTGTCGAGCCAGAAAGGGGAGGGCAGTATTTTTTCCTCCATCGAAGAAGTCCGGTATGCGTTTGACGCCGGTTCTCTGGCACTTCATGCCAAAATAAAGGTCCGGATCGACGGGGAAATTTATGATACCACCACCGGCCGGATTCTGCTGTGGGAAACCATCCCCGGTGATACCCTTTTGTCTTTGACCCGGATCCGGACCGAATCCGAAGAATCGTGCGAAGCGGCGCTGGCGGAACTGAAAGCCGGTAAACCCTTTGACGACGTATTGAAAAAATATTCTGATGACGAGATCAAAAAAACGCTTGGTAAAACCGAGTTGTTGACCCGAAAGGAATTTAAAAATCTGTTTCAGGTATCGGATGTGGTGGTCGAGCAGTTGTTCGGGCTGAAGCTGGGCCAGTTCACGGATGTCCGGATGGTCGGTGACCGGTTCACTGTTTTCAAAGTGGATGAACGGAAAACCACGTTGCCGTTCAAACTGGTAAACAAGCTCATGGACAAAGGATCCATTGTCAACCTGATCGATTATGCCTACCGGAATATCGGGTTGAAGGAAACCGTGGTTCTGTCCGACCGGCTCAAGGATATCGGATATAAATATTCCACTTTGGGCGGGTTGTCCATCTGTGTGGATGACATGATCATACCGAAACAGAAATGGGATATCGTATCCGCAGCGGAAAATAATGTTCTGGAGATCAAAAATCAGTATGCAGAAGGGTTGATCACCCAGGGTGAGAAATATAACAAGGTCGTGGATATCTGGGCCCAGGCCACCGATGATATTGCCAATGCCATGATGGAAGTGATGAAAAATCCCACCGGTGCCAAGAATATTGAAGCCCTGGAAGGGCTGAATGCGGTGTACGTCATGGCGGATTCCGGGGCCCGTGGGTCCAAGGATCAGATGCGGCAGCTGGCCGGGATGCGGGGACTGATGGCCAAACCGTCCGGTGAGATCATTGAAAATCCCATTACCGCCTGCTTCCGGGAAGGGCTGACCGTGCTCCAGTATTTTATTTCCACCCATGGGGCCCGAAAAGGTCTGGCAGATACCGCTCTGAAAACAGCCAACTCCGGTTATCTGACCCGGCGGCTGGCTGATGTGGGACAGGATTGTACCATTATTGAAGAAGACTGCGGTACCATCAATGGAATTGAGGTGGAGGCATTGTACGAAGGCGGAGAAGTCATTCAAACGCTGGGAGAAAGGATTCTGGGCCGGGTGATTCAGGAAGATGTCAAAGATCCTTATTCCGATGACTTCATTGTGGGTGTGGATACGGAATTAACGGAAATGCACGTGGCAAAAATTGAAGCAGCCGGGGTTCAGAAGGTAAAAATCAGGTCGGTGCTGACCTGTAATTCAAAACACGGAGTCTGTTCCAAATGTTACGGCCGGGATCTGGCCCACGGCGACACGGTTGAGATCGGACAGGCCATCGGAATTGTGGCGGCCCAGTCCATCGGAGAACCCGGAACCCAGTTGACCATGCGGACCTTCCATATCGGCGGAACCGCTTCCAGAAAAGTGGAAGTTGCCGAGGTCAAGGCCCGGGTCGGCGGGATTCTCAAATACAATGAAACACTTCAGACCGTTACCACTGCGGGAAATGACATCATTGTCATGAACCGAAAAGGAGGCGGGGTCACTATTGTGGGTGAAGACGGCCGGGAACGGGCCAGGGAAACAGTTATTTACGGCGCCACACTGCAAGCCAAAGACGGTCAGTTCGTTGAGCCCGGTGAAATCATTGCCAGCTGGGATCCGTTTACCACCCCCATTATTACAGAAGTATCCGGTCGGGTCCGGTTTTCGGATATTGAAATCGGCAATACCGTTCAGGAACAGATCGACCCGGTCACCGGTAAGGTCAGCCGGACCATTACCGATGGCAAAGATTCTGAAACCCGTCCCCGCATTACATTGCGGGATGCCAGCGGAAAAGCTGTGAAATTGCCTTCTTCCAATGCCGCAGCCCGGTATTATCTGCCGGTCAATGCTATTTTAACCGTGGAGGAAGATGACCATGTTCTGGCAGGAGATGTGATTGCCAAGCTCCCCAGAGCAACTACCAAAACCAAGGATATCACCGGTGGTCTGCCACGGGTGGCAGAACTGTTTGAGGTGAGGAAACCCAAAGATCCCACTATTTTATCGGAAATAGACGGTACCGTCAGTGTGTCCAAAGGAACCAAAGGCCGGCAGAAAGTGACGGTAACACCGTCCGATGTGGGTGAGAAAAAAGAATATGCCATTCCCAAGGGGCAGCATGTCACTGTTTACGACGGGGATTTCATCAAAGCAGGGGATCCCCTGCTCGCCGGCAGTGCAAACCCTCAGGATATCATGAATATCAAGGGGGAGGTGGCTTTGGCCAAATATCTGGTGGATGAGGTCCAGGAAGTGTATCGCCTGCAAGGGGTCCGCATCAATGACAAGCATATTGAAGTGGTGATCCGTCAGATGATGCGCCGGGTCAAGGTGGTGTCCACGGGTGATACCAATTTTATCCCGGATGAACAGGTGGACCGGGTCGTATTCGAGGAAACCAACCGCGAGGTGGCAATGAAGGGCGGAGAACCGGCCAAAGGTGAACCCCTGATTCTAGGGATTACCAAGGCCTCATTGTCTACAGACAGTTTTCTGTCTGCAGCATCGTTCCAGGAAACTACCAAGGTACTGACTCTGGCCGCCATCGAAGCCAAATATGATGGACTCAAGGGGTTGAAAGAGAACGTGGTGATGGGACGATTGATCCCTGCCGGTACCGGTTTCCCGGGCTATCAAAATGTGGAGGTCGGGTTGGGAAAGGCTGTGAATTTGTAA
- the rplK gene encoding 50S ribosomal protein L11 has protein sequence MAKKIMTQIKLQVEAGKANPSPPIGPALGQHGVNIMDFCKAFNAKTANDAGSIIPVVITVYKDRSFSFITKTPPASRMLLAAAGLKKGSGEPNRTKVGKVTHDQVVSIAETKKEDLNASDLEAAVKIIEGTARSMGIDVL, from the coding sequence ATGGCAAAAAAAATAATGACGCAAATAAAGCTTCAGGTGGAAGCAGGAAAAGCAAATCCATCCCCGCCCATCGGACCGGCATTGGGTCAGCATGGGGTGAATATCATGGATTTCTGCAAGGCGTTCAATGCCAAGACGGCCAATGACGCCGGTTCCATTATTCCAGTGGTTATTACGGTTTACAAAGATCGGTCCTTCAGTTTTATAACAAAGACACCCCCCGCATCTCGAATGTTACTGGCAGCTGCCGGTCTTAAAAAAGGGTCGGGTGAACCGAATCGCACCAAGGTAGGAAAAGTGACCCATGATCAGGTTGTAAGTATTGCAGAAACCAAGAAAGAAGATCTGAATGCCTCAGATCTTGAAGCTGCGGTAAAGATTATCGAAGGTACTGCAAGAAGCATGGGGATTGACGTCCTTTAA
- the rpoB gene encoding DNA-directed RNA polymerase subunit beta produces MTDSLLTNKRIRKEFGSKRKIIDIPDLIGMQRNSFESFLQRETLPAEREEKGLHAVFKSVFPIKDFTDTASLEYVSYSFGEAKHSMKECISRGMTYDIPVNIRVRLVVYDHDKDTGNATIRDIKEQEIYFGTIPLMTRKGTFIINGTERAVVSQLHRSSGVFFDHDKGKNYSTGKIIYNARIIPVRGSWIDMEIDAKDIINIRIDRRRKFPVSILFKAFGYSSEDILDFFYRKERIVKKEGSFFKEFVPDNLVRQRASYDILSPETGDVVVKQGRIFTKRALKQLADEGLTFIPVTIEDLMQKAFARDIQDPDSAGVLFKAGEMIEEDTFEILENHGISDFHILHVDSRSSDAMRKTLVSDKVQSREVALMDIYRRLRPGNPATIEVAQDFIDHLFFRQAYYDLSKVGRLKMNLRLGVDTMLDVKTLRKEDVLLTAATLIELKDTQGQVDDIDHLGNRRVRAVGELLENHYRIGLIRMERAIKEKMSMQEVDAMMPHDLVNPKPVSAVVREFFGTSQLSQFMDQTNPLSETTHKRRLSALGPGGLTRERAGFEVRDVHPSHYGRICPIETPEGPNIGLIVSLCTYARVNDFGFIETPFRLVNDSVASKTIQHLSAFEEKDHPIAQANAPLDTGGRFINPTVSARVAGEFELVPPDVVKYMDVSPNQLVSVSAALIPFLENDDANRALMGSNMQRQAVPLIRSEAPLVGTGMESVVARDSGVTIVADYDGIVVDVDAKRIVVRNDDESKGFDKAVSIYNCIKFVRSNQNTCFNHRPIVDKGDRVKKGQVIADGPSTEMGELALGKNVTVAFMPWDGYNYEDSILVSERLVKDGVYTSIHVEEFEVLARDTKLGKEEITRDIPNVGEDALKNLDDSGIIRLGAEVFPGDILVGKITPKGETQLSPEEKLLRAIFGEKAGDVKDTSLTVPPGVSGKVIDAKVFSRRGLPKDDRTRLIEDEEIERLEKDRDDEIRIISLVAREKVELILDGHKVTADLEKSGKKQIKKGDTIVPGMLEGIPVSFLVHLSVEDAVMTEKAQQILEQAQEQIKKAREHFNRQVSRFEKGDDLPPGVLKLIKISVAMERVLSVGDKMAGRHGNKGVVSRILRVEDLPYFADGRPVDMVLNPLGVPSRMNVGQILEIHLGQAAFGLGQQINEMIEEKRMDALRDKVKSIFSLTEKQKADDIEDVLANRIDAMDDRELLEFSSLYRSGVHTATPVFDGATEDEIKDLLDMSGYQRSGQSTLYDGRTGEPFHTPVTVGTMYMLKLHHLVDDKLHARSIGPYSLVTQQPLGGKAQFGGQRLGEMEVWAMEAYGAAHALQEFLTVKSDDMVGRTRMYEKIVKGQSVLEPGMPESFRVLIKELNSLGLDMNLIEGSK; encoded by the coding sequence ATGACCGATAGTCTTTTGACCAACAAGCGTATCCGAAAAGAATTCGGCAGCAAGCGGAAAATTATTGATATACCGGATCTGATCGGTATGCAGCGCAATTCTTTCGAAAGCTTCTTACAACGTGAAACTCTGCCCGCAGAACGTGAAGAAAAAGGGCTGCATGCGGTATTTAAATCGGTTTTCCCCATCAAGGATTTCACCGATACTGCTTCCCTGGAATATGTGTCATATTCTTTCGGTGAAGCCAAGCATTCCATGAAGGAATGCATCAGCAGAGGGATGACCTACGATATTCCCGTCAACATCCGGGTTCGACTGGTGGTGTATGATCATGACAAAGACACAGGCAATGCCACCATTCGTGATATCAAAGAGCAGGAAATTTATTTCGGCACCATTCCTTTGATGACCCGTAAGGGCACATTTATCATCAATGGGACTGAAAGGGCGGTTGTGAGCCAGTTGCACCGTTCTTCCGGTGTTTTCTTTGACCATGACAAGGGAAAGAATTACTCCACAGGAAAAATTATCTACAACGCCAGAATCATTCCGGTGAGAGGGTCATGGATCGATATGGAAATCGATGCCAAGGACATCATCAATATCCGGATCGACCGGCGCAGAAAATTTCCGGTTTCCATTCTGTTCAAGGCATTTGGCTACAGCAGCGAAGACATATTGGATTTCTTTTACCGGAAAGAGCGCATTGTTAAAAAGGAAGGCTCGTTTTTTAAGGAGTTTGTTCCTGACAACCTGGTTCGGCAGCGGGCCAGTTACGATATCCTGTCACCTGAGACCGGGGATGTGGTTGTAAAACAGGGAAGAATCTTTACAAAACGGGCTTTGAAGCAATTGGCGGATGAGGGATTGACCTTTATTCCGGTTACGATCGAAGATCTGATGCAAAAAGCGTTTGCCCGGGATATCCAGGACCCGGACAGCGCAGGTGTTCTGTTCAAGGCCGGTGAGATGATCGAAGAAGATACTTTTGAGATTCTTGAAAATCACGGAATATCAGATTTTCATATTCTGCATGTGGATTCCAGAAGTTCCGATGCCATGAGAAAAACTCTGGTGAGTGACAAAGTACAATCCAGAGAAGTGGCGCTGATGGATATTTATCGCCGGTTACGCCCGGGAAATCCCGCAACCATTGAAGTGGCCCAGGATTTTATTGACCATTTGTTTTTCCGTCAGGCTTATTATGACCTTTCCAAAGTCGGACGTCTGAAAATGAATTTGCGCCTGGGCGTGGATACCATGCTGGATGTAAAAACCCTTCGGAAAGAAGATGTACTGCTGACGGCCGCAACCTTGATCGAACTCAAAGATACCCAGGGGCAGGTGGATGATATCGACCATCTGGGCAACCGTCGGGTGCGTGCCGTCGGGGAATTGCTGGAAAATCATTATCGCATCGGGCTCATCCGTATGGAGCGGGCCATTAAAGAAAAAATGAGTATGCAGGAAGTCGATGCCATGATGCCCCACGATCTGGTGAACCCCAAACCGGTTTCAGCCGTGGTCAGAGAATTCTTTGGTACGTCCCAGCTGTCCCAGTTCATGGATCAGACCAATCCATTGTCTGAAACGACGCATAAACGCCGGTTGTCCGCCCTGGGACCCGGCGGATTGACGCGGGAACGTGCCGGATTTGAGGTCAGGGACGTTCATCCGTCTCATTACGGACGTATCTGTCCCATTGAAACGCCGGAAGGTCCTAACATCGGGTTGATCGTGTCTTTGTGCACCTATGCCCGGGTCAATGATTTCGGATTCATAGAAACGCCTTTCCGTCTGGTGAATGATTCGGTGGCCAGCAAAACCATTCAGCATTTGAGCGCGTTCGAGGAAAAAGACCACCCCATTGCCCAGGCCAATGCACCGCTGGATACGGGTGGCCGGTTTATCAATCCGACCGTATCCGCCCGGGTGGCCGGTGAATTTGAGTTGGTTCCCCCGGATGTGGTCAAGTACATGGATGTGTCTCCGAATCAGCTGGTATCTGTGTCGGCTGCGTTGATTCCATTTTTGGAAAACGACGATGCCAACCGGGCGCTGATGGGATCCAACATGCAGCGTCAGGCTGTGCCGCTGATTCGAAGTGAAGCGCCTCTGGTGGGTACGGGTATGGAAAGTGTGGTGGCCAGAGATTCAGGCGTCACCATTGTTGCGGATTATGACGGCATTGTGGTGGATGTGGATGCCAAGCGCATCGTGGTCAGAAATGACGATGAAAGCAAAGGGTTTGATAAAGCGGTATCCATATATAATTGTATCAAATTTGTCCGTTCCAATCAAAATACCTGTTTCAACCATCGGCCCATTGTGGACAAAGGGGACCGGGTGAAAAAAGGCCAGGTGATCGCGGATGGACCCTCCACGGAAATGGGTGAACTGGCGTTGGGAAAAAATGTCACTGTGGCATTCATGCCCTGGGATGGATACAATTATGAGGATTCCATTCTGGTGAGTGAACGTCTGGTGAAAGACGGAGTTTATACATCCATCCATGTGGAAGAGTTCGAAGTTCTTGCCCGGGATACCAAACTGGGTAAAGAAGAGATTACCCGGGATATTCCCAACGTGGGAGAAGACGCGCTGAAAAATCTGGATGACAGCGGTATTATTCGTCTGGGCGCGGAAGTGTTTCCCGGAGATATTCTGGTGGGCAAGATTACACCCAAGGGGGAAACCCAGCTGTCTCCGGAAGAAAAACTGCTTCGGGCCATATTCGGAGAAAAAGCCGGAGATGTCAAAGACACCTCGTTGACGGTCCCGCCCGGGGTCAGCGGCAAAGTGATCGATGCCAAGGTGTTTTCCAGAAGAGGTCTGCCCAAGGATGATCGCACCCGGCTTATTGAGGATGAAGAAATTGAACGTCTGGAAAAAGACCGGGATGATGAGATTCGGATTATTTCCCTGGTAGCCAGAGAAAAAGTGGAATTGATCCTGGACGGACACAAGGTGACGGCAGATCTGGAAAAATCCGGAAAAAAACAGATAAAAAAGGGAGATACCATCGTACCCGGTATGCTGGAAGGCATTCCGGTATCGTTTCTGGTGCATCTGTCTGTGGAAGATGCCGTAATGACGGAAAAGGCCCAGCAGATTCTGGAGCAGGCCCAGGAACAGATTAAAAAAGCCAGAGAACATTTTAATCGACAGGTTTCCCGATTTGAAAAAGGAGATGATTTGCCCCCGGGGGTTTTGAAATTGATCAAAATCAGCGTGGCCATGGAGCGGGTGCTGTCCGTGGGGGATAAAATGGCCGGCCGGCACGGGAACAAAGGGGTGGTTTCCCGGATTCTGCGGGTGGAGGATCTGCCGTATTTTGCCGACGGACGTCCCGTGGACATGGTGCTCAATCCGTTGGGAGTCCCTTCCCGTATGAATGTCGGCCAGATTCTGGAAATTCATCTGGGTCAGGCTGCGTTCGGGTTAGGACAGCAGATCAATGAAATGATCGAAGAAAAACGTATGGATGCGCTTCGGGACAAAGTAAAAAGTATCTTTTCTTTGACCGAAAAACAGAAAGCCGATGATATCGAAGATGTGCTGGCCAATCGGATCGATGCCATGGATGACCGGGAACTGCTGGAGTTTTCCTCCCTTTATCGGAGTGGGGTTCATACCGCCACGCCGGTATTTGACGGGGCCACGGAAGATGAGATCAAGGACCTGCTGGACATGTCCGGATATCAGCGTTCCGGTCAATCGACGCTTTATGACGGCAGAACCGGTGAGCCTTTTCATACTCCGGTCACTGTGGGAACTATGTACATGCTTAAACTGCATCATCTGGTAGATGATAAACTGCATGCACGGTCCATCGGTCCGTATTCCCTGGTCACCCAGCAGCCTCTGGGCGGTAAGGCACAGTTCGGCGGGCAGCGCTTAGGGGAGATGGAAGTCTGGGCCATGGAAGCCTATGGTGCAGCCCATGCGCTTCAGGAGTTTCTCACGGTCAAATCTGACGATATGGTGGGCAGAACCCGAATGTATGAGAAGATCGTCAAAGGCCAGAGTGTACTGGAGCCGGGCATGCCTGAATCATTTAGAGTCTTGATCAAAGAGCTCAATAGTCTGGGTTTGGATATGAATCTTATAGAAGGCAGTAAATAA